A genomic stretch from Pontibacter liquoris includes:
- a CDS encoding NUDIX hydrolase: protein MDDILQNGHKLLHPGLSVDCVIFGFHGNQLKVLLLRMKHAAQWALPGGFVRKEEDVDDAAVRVLQSRTGLEDVFLRQFYLFGEVARSEPNLNGEMMVRQGKAPDQDHWLRQRFVSMGYYALVDFQTAVPRPDPISDACAWWDLQQVPVLALDHSQILAKALETLRRQLTYQPIGYNLLPEKFTMPELQKLYETILNKALDRRNFQRKMLGYGILKRLEERKSGGAHKAPYLYSFDKERYQLALQDGLQQGW from the coding sequence ATGGACGATATACTTCAGAACGGGCATAAACTGTTGCACCCTGGCTTGTCAGTGGATTGCGTGATCTTTGGCTTCCATGGCAACCAGCTTAAGGTGCTTTTGCTGCGGATGAAGCATGCCGCCCAATGGGCGCTACCGGGCGGCTTTGTCCGCAAAGAAGAGGATGTAGACGATGCCGCCGTCCGGGTACTGCAATCCCGCACCGGCCTGGAAGACGTGTTCCTGCGCCAGTTTTACCTGTTTGGAGAGGTAGCCCGCAGCGAGCCAAATTTAAACGGAGAGATGATGGTCCGGCAGGGGAAAGCACCGGATCAGGACCATTGGCTGCGGCAGCGTTTTGTTTCGATGGGCTATTACGCGCTGGTCGATTTCCAAACGGCCGTTCCCAGGCCCGACCCGATTTCCGATGCCTGTGCCTGGTGGGACCTGCAGCAGGTGCCTGTCCTGGCGCTGGACCATAGCCAGATACTGGCCAAAGCCCTGGAGACACTTCGCCGCCAACTGACCTACCAGCCCATCGGCTACAACCTGCTGCCTGAGAAATTTACCATGCCCGAGCTCCAGAAACTCTACGAAACCATTTTAAACAAAGCGCTGGACCGCCGGAACTTTCAGAGGAAAATGCTGGGTTATGGCATTCTGAAGCGGCTGGAGGAACGTAAAAGCGGAGGAGCACACAAGGCGCCCTACTTATATTCGTTTGATAAAGAAAGATACCAGCTGGCCCTGCAGGACGGCTTGCAGCAGGGCTGGTAA
- a CDS encoding glycoside hydrolase family 3 protein, protein MSVTKRMVKQLPVALLLLTGVACSNSKSTPSASGSPTASTTKATAAPYRDLNKNGRMDVYEDSTQTVEARVNDILAQMTLEEKAGMMFINGTVINADGTIEKQPGAKGFAAALPSAAESIDGKHMNHFNFWQVPDTRALATGYNAIQKVAENTRLGIPVTIASDPRNHFSETIFSMAATGFSQWCEPLGLGAIGDEELTRQFADIARQEYVAVGMREALHPQVDLATEPRWPRISGTFGEDAQLTARMAKAYILGFQGEQLGPNSVACMTKHFTGGGPQKEGLDPHFEFQKGQVYPGHNFAYHLIPFEAAFEANTAAIMPYYGVPTGQTDEDVAFSFNKAIITGLLRNKYKFDGVVCTDWGLITDVNMGVAVWPARAWGVEKLSPEDRVKKVIDAGVDQFGGESLPELVVQLVKAGKLTEARLDESVRRLLRQKFQLGLFDNPYVDVENAVKVLSNPAFKAAGEASQRRAMTLLKNEGKVLPLQPGKLKIYVKNVDPKVAAQYGTVVENPKEADIAILRLKAPWYPVETQNPFAKGFHHGDLDFKGKEKADILQLLKTVPTVVDIYLDRPAVIPEISRQAKGLLANFGASDAAVLDVIFGKAQPEGKLPFELPSSMEAVRNQKEDLPYDSKDPLYKFGFGLRY, encoded by the coding sequence ATGAGCGTAACAAAACGAATGGTAAAGCAGCTTCCGGTAGCGCTGCTGCTGCTTACTGGGGTAGCCTGCAGCAACAGCAAAAGCACTCCCAGTGCCTCCGGCAGCCCAACAGCCTCAACTACCAAGGCCACCGCAGCCCCCTACCGCGACCTGAACAAGAATGGCAGAATGGATGTGTATGAGGACAGCACCCAAACAGTGGAAGCCCGCGTAAACGACATCCTGGCGCAGATGACGCTGGAGGAGAAAGCTGGCATGATGTTCATCAACGGCACGGTGATCAATGCCGATGGCACCATTGAGAAACAGCCCGGAGCCAAAGGATTTGCCGCTGCCCTGCCCTCCGCTGCCGAATCCATAGACGGCAAGCACATGAACCACTTTAACTTCTGGCAGGTACCTGATACCCGTGCGCTGGCCACAGGGTATAACGCCATCCAGAAAGTAGCGGAAAATACCCGCCTAGGCATCCCTGTTACCATTGCCTCGGACCCGCGCAACCATTTCAGCGAAACGATCTTCTCCATGGCCGCTACCGGCTTTTCGCAGTGGTGCGAACCGCTGGGCCTGGGCGCCATCGGCGACGAGGAACTAACCCGGCAGTTTGCCGACATTGCCCGCCAGGAGTATGTGGCCGTGGGGATGCGAGAGGCCCTGCACCCGCAGGTAGACCTGGCCACCGAACCGCGCTGGCCCCGCATCAGCGGCACCTTTGGCGAAGATGCCCAGCTCACCGCACGCATGGCCAAAGCCTACATCCTGGGCTTCCAGGGCGAGCAGCTGGGACCTAACAGCGTGGCCTGCATGACGAAGCACTTTACCGGTGGCGGCCCGCAAAAAGAAGGCCTCGATCCGCACTTCGAATTTCAGAAAGGCCAGGTATACCCGGGCCATAACTTTGCTTACCACCTGATCCCGTTCGAAGCGGCTTTTGAAGCAAACACTGCCGCCATTATGCCTTACTATGGCGTGCCCACCGGCCAGACAGATGAGGACGTGGCCTTCTCGTTTAACAAAGCCATTATTACCGGGCTGCTCCGCAACAAGTATAAATTCGATGGCGTGGTGTGCACCGACTGGGGCCTGATCACGGATGTGAACATGGGCGTGGCAGTTTGGCCGGCCCGCGCCTGGGGCGTAGAAAAACTGAGCCCCGAAGACCGGGTGAAGAAAGTCATTGATGCCGGTGTGGACCAGTTTGGCGGCGAGAGCCTGCCTGAGTTAGTGGTGCAACTGGTAAAAGCCGGTAAGCTGACCGAAGCGCGCCTAGATGAATCGGTGCGCCGCTTGCTGCGCCAGAAGTTTCAGCTCGGCCTCTTCGACAACCCCTATGTGGATGTGGAGAATGCCGTAAAAGTGCTCAGCAACCCCGCCTTTAAAGCAGCCGGCGAAGCCTCGCAGCGCCGCGCCATGACCCTGCTCAAGAACGAGGGCAAGGTGCTGCCGCTGCAGCCGGGCAAGCTAAAAATCTACGTAAAGAATGTGGACCCCAAAGTGGCAGCGCAGTATGGTACTGTGGTCGAGAACCCGAAGGAAGCGGATATTGCCATACTTCGCCTCAAAGCGCCCTGGTACCCGGTAGAGACGCAGAACCCTTTTGCCAAAGGGTTTCACCACGGCGACCTGGATTTTAAAGGCAAGGAAAAGGCTGACATCCTCCAGCTGCTCAAAACGGTACCGACGGTGGTGGACATTTACCTCGACCGCCCGGCCGTGATCCCCGAGATCAGCCGCCAGGCAAAAGGCCTGCTGGCAAACTTCGGCGCCAGCGATGCCGCCGTGCTGGATGTGATCTTCGGCAAAGCCCAGCCCGAAGGCAAACTGCCCTTTGAGCTACCTTCGTCGATGGAGGCCGTGCGCAACCAAAAGGAAGACCTGCCCTACGACTCCAAAGACCCCTTGTATAAGTTTGGATTCGGATTACGTTATTAA
- a CDS encoding sugar phosphate isomerase/epimerase family protein, with protein sequence MLNRRNFFKTTGALALGSLLLPGCAGSAVSQDSSQAEGGRKNSTTAGKKLAVGLQLYTVRELMDQDVRGTLQKIATIGYKNLESAAGKSGHYYGMKPREFAAMAEDMGMKLRSSHVLPGNQLPQEAPLPPEFLTLNNGLQQLVDMAAESGQDYLTCAFMFPSERKSIDQYKRAIELFNRAGEACKKAGLKFAYHNHDFEFETLEGQHPYDLILAETDKDLVGMELDLYWATKSGNDPVALFEQHPGRFPMWHVKDMDNTDKKFFTEVGNGTIDFKRIFDKADVAGMKYYFVEQDQTPGNPLISITTSYNNLVKVLS encoded by the coding sequence ATGCTAAACAGAAGAAACTTTTTTAAGACCACAGGCGCCCTGGCACTCGGCAGCCTGTTGCTGCCCGGCTGCGCCGGCAGTGCTGTCTCACAAGATAGCAGCCAGGCCGAAGGAGGCCGCAAAAACAGCACCACCGCCGGCAAGAAGCTGGCCGTTGGCCTGCAGCTTTACACAGTGCGCGAACTGATGGACCAGGACGTGCGGGGCACCCTGCAGAAAATTGCTACCATCGGCTACAAGAACCTCGAATCGGCTGCCGGTAAATCGGGCCACTACTATGGCATGAAACCCCGGGAATTTGCTGCCATGGCCGAGGACATGGGCATGAAACTGCGCAGCAGCCACGTGCTTCCGGGCAACCAGTTGCCACAGGAGGCGCCCCTGCCACCGGAATTTCTGACGCTGAACAACGGACTGCAGCAGCTGGTAGACATGGCCGCCGAATCGGGACAGGATTACCTGACCTGCGCCTTTATGTTCCCGAGCGAGCGCAAATCCATTGACCAGTATAAGCGGGCCATTGAGCTGTTTAACCGTGCTGGCGAGGCCTGTAAAAAAGCAGGGCTGAAATTTGCCTACCATAACCACGACTTTGAATTTGAAACCTTGGAAGGCCAGCACCCTTACGACCTGATTCTGGCCGAGACGGACAAAGACCTGGTAGGTATGGAGCTGGATCTTTACTGGGCCACCAAATCGGGCAACGATCCGGTAGCCTTGTTCGAACAGCACCCGGGCAGGTTCCCGATGTGGCACGTTAAGGACATGGATAATACCGATAAAAAGTTCTTTACCGAAGTAGGCAACGGCACCATCGATTTTAAGCGCATCTTCGACAAAGCAGATGTGGCCGGTATGAAATACTACTTTGTAGAGCAGGACCAGACGCCGGGCAACCCGCTGATCAGCATCACGACCAGCTACAACAACCTGGTGAAAGTGCTGAGCTAA
- a CDS encoding ThuA domain-containing protein: MLIFSKNTAGQQASNQAMQALAAYVSENKITADTTSNPAYFAEDSLQNYGAVVFLHTSQDVLNTRQQNEIERFVQAGGGLAAIHVPGSSRYQWPWFNKMLGATYNKQPDSLATVSTVSLQVAGEEKPLTEGLPKSWTQSDAFYNLSDLSPEAKVVVQTQQKAPVSWYRAYDGGRMFYTSAGGTPDSYKNKDLLKHLLGGIKYTLEGPALNYEHAYTEQVPEDNRFLQVVLDTYLHEPIEMEIMRDGRVLFIERLGTLKLYEPEKKATRVIANLDVHTEGNYEDGLLGLELDPNFEKNNYIYLYYSPEGDKAVQNLSRFKLLGGDSLIMRSEKVVLQVPVQRETCCHSAGNVYFGPDGYLYLTTGDNTSSKESDGFTPIDERPGRGPFDAQKSSGNTHDLRGKILRIKVQPDGSYTIPEGNLFPKDGSKGRPEIYVMGARNPYRMTVDKRGYVYWGDVGPDGGVANERGPLSQDEWNQARQPGYYGWPYFVGDNKAYADFNFATNVVGPRFNPQQPVNESPNNYGSKMLPPAQKAMIWYPYGESEEFPMLGTGSRSAMAGPFYYAGNYSPSRYKFPKYYDNKMFIFEWARDWVKVLTFNEQGDLQKIEPFLPTQKFAHPIDMKFGRDGAMYVLQYGANYFARNPDATLVRIEYAEGNRQPVAQISAEKTVGAAPFKVKLSGKESFDYDKEDALTYAWQSGAGEESSEAAPVFTYTKPGVYRPKLTVTDKEGDKATAEMQIKVGNDVPEVAIAVAGNRSFYFDNSTLNYKVNVRDKEDGQLNQGIDPGQVNFAIDYLSEGNDLALLSSNTGNAAGGSVKFIRGKTLVAGSDCQSCHALDEKSIGPSFKAVAARYKGNAAAEPMLAKKIITGGNGNWGKTMMAAHPQLSQKETTAMVQYILSLADGGQSRLPLAGSYTLKEHTGEAGTYVISASYTDKGNKVTGPLTGRQVVMLRNPRVQAEEFDSFRNVGRQQPHGDGASVVSDIKDGSYISFKNIDLTGIKALHFQLMSGKNGGTIEVHAGAPNGRLVGTATFAPGTEDGAWRTVALPVSTRPQGVNELFFVFRNKEVKDRSFMQLDWVYFDAGSGPRVAAK; this comes from the coding sequence GTGCTCATTTTCTCTAAGAACACCGCCGGGCAGCAAGCCTCAAACCAGGCAATGCAGGCGCTTGCCGCTTATGTTTCAGAGAACAAGATCACGGCCGATACTACTTCCAATCCCGCCTATTTTGCAGAAGACTCGCTTCAAAACTACGGTGCGGTAGTGTTCCTGCATACTTCGCAGGATGTGCTCAATACCCGCCAGCAAAACGAGATCGAGCGCTTTGTGCAGGCCGGCGGCGGCCTGGCAGCCATACATGTTCCGGGCAGTTCCCGCTACCAATGGCCCTGGTTCAACAAAATGCTGGGCGCCACCTATAACAAACAGCCCGACAGCCTGGCAACTGTTTCGACCGTTAGCCTGCAAGTGGCAGGAGAGGAGAAGCCGCTCACCGAAGGACTGCCTAAAAGCTGGACCCAGTCCGATGCGTTCTACAACCTGTCGGACCTGAGCCCCGAAGCCAAGGTGGTGGTGCAAACGCAGCAGAAGGCGCCTGTGTCGTGGTACCGGGCGTATGATGGCGGCCGCATGTTTTATACTTCCGCCGGCGGCACGCCCGACAGCTACAAAAACAAGGATCTCCTCAAGCACCTGCTGGGCGGTATCAAGTATACGCTGGAAGGCCCTGCACTGAATTACGAGCATGCCTACACCGAGCAGGTGCCCGAAGACAACCGGTTCCTGCAGGTGGTGCTGGATACCTACCTCCACGAGCCGATCGAAATGGAGATCATGCGCGATGGCCGTGTTTTATTTATCGAGCGCCTGGGCACCCTGAAGTTGTATGAGCCGGAGAAGAAAGCCACCCGCGTGATAGCTAACCTGGATGTGCACACCGAAGGCAATTACGAAGACGGTTTGCTGGGCCTGGAACTGGACCCGAATTTTGAAAAGAACAACTACATTTACCTCTACTACTCGCCGGAAGGCGATAAAGCCGTGCAGAACCTGTCGCGCTTTAAGCTGCTGGGCGGCGACAGCCTGATCATGCGTTCGGAGAAAGTGGTTCTGCAGGTGCCGGTGCAGCGCGAAACCTGCTGCCACTCGGCCGGCAACGTATACTTTGGGCCCGACGGCTATTTATACCTGACCACCGGCGACAATACCAGCTCCAAAGAGTCGGATGGCTTTACGCCTATCGATGAGCGGCCGGGCCGCGGTCCTTTTGATGCGCAGAAATCTTCGGGTAACACCCACGACCTGCGCGGCAAGATACTGCGAATCAAGGTGCAGCCGGATGGCTCTTATACTATCCCGGAGGGTAACCTGTTTCCCAAAGATGGCTCCAAAGGACGTCCGGAAATTTACGTGATGGGCGCCCGCAACCCTTACCGCATGACGGTAGACAAGCGCGGCTATGTATACTGGGGCGATGTAGGCCCGGATGGCGGCGTTGCCAATGAGCGCGGGCCGCTGAGCCAGGACGAGTGGAACCAGGCCCGTCAGCCGGGCTATTACGGCTGGCCATACTTTGTAGGCGACAACAAAGCCTATGCTGATTTTAACTTCGCTACCAACGTGGTGGGCCCCCGCTTTAACCCGCAACAGCCAGTAAACGAATCACCGAACAACTACGGTTCCAAAATGCTGCCGCCGGCGCAAAAAGCCATGATCTGGTATCCGTACGGCGAGTCGGAGGAGTTCCCGATGCTGGGCACGGGCTCCCGCAGTGCCATGGCCGGGCCGTTTTATTATGCGGGCAACTATAGCCCTTCACGTTATAAGTTTCCGAAGTACTACGATAACAAGATGTTCATTTTTGAGTGGGCGCGTGATTGGGTGAAAGTACTGACGTTTAATGAGCAGGGTGACCTGCAGAAGATCGAACCGTTTTTGCCAACCCAGAAATTTGCCCACCCGATCGATATGAAGTTCGGGCGCGACGGCGCGATGTATGTGCTGCAGTATGGCGCCAATTATTTTGCCCGCAACCCCGATGCCACATTGGTGCGCATCGAGTATGCCGAAGGCAATCGCCAGCCAGTTGCCCAGATCAGTGCGGAGAAAACCGTTGGCGCGGCGCCTTTCAAGGTAAAGCTCTCGGGCAAAGAATCGTTTGATTATGACAAGGAGGATGCGCTGACCTATGCCTGGCAGTCAGGTGCCGGCGAGGAATCTTCGGAAGCGGCCCCCGTTTTCACTTATACCAAGCCTGGCGTTTACCGCCCTAAACTGACCGTTACGGACAAGGAAGGCGACAAAGCGACAGCCGAAATGCAGATTAAAGTAGGCAACGATGTGCCCGAGGTAGCCATTGCGGTGGCCGGTAACCGCAGTTTTTATTTCGACAACAGCACCCTGAACTACAAAGTGAATGTGCGCGACAAAGAAGACGGGCAGCTGAACCAGGGCATCGATCCTGGCCAGGTAAACTTTGCCATCGATTACCTTTCGGAAGGCAACGACCTGGCCCTGTTAAGTTCCAACACCGGGAATGCCGCAGGAGGCTCTGTGAAGTTTATCCGGGGCAAAACCCTGGTAGCCGGCAGCGATTGCCAGTCGTGCCATGCCCTGGACGAGAAATCCATCGGGCCATCGTTTAAAGCTGTCGCGGCAAGGTATAAGGGCAATGCCGCAGCCGAGCCGATGCTGGCCAAAAAGATCATTACGGGCGGAAACGGCAACTGGGGCAAAACGATGATGGCGGCTCACCCGCAGCTTTCCCAGAAAGAAACAACCGCCATGGTACAGTATATCCTCTCGCTGGCAGACGGGGGGCAAAGCAGGTTACCGTTAGCCGGCAGCTATACTTTGAAAGAGCACACCGGCGAAGCAGGAACCTACGTGATCTCGGCCAGCTATACCGACAAAGGCAACAAAGTAACCGGGCCACTCACCGGCCGCCAGGTGGTCATGCTGCGCAACCCGCGCGTGCAGGCCGAGGAATTTGATTCCTTCCGTAATGTAGGGCGCCAGCAGCCGCATGGCGACGGCGCTTCGGTGGTAAGCGATATCAAGGATGGCTCTTATATCTCGTTTAAAAACATTGATCTGACAGGTATAAAAGCGCTGCATTTCCAGTTGATGTCCGGTAAAAACGGCGGCACCATTGAAGTGCATGCCGGCGCGCCGAATGGCAGGTTGGTAGGCACTGCCACCTTCGCTCCGGGTACCGAGGATGGAGCCTGGCGCACCGTGGCCTTGCCGGTAAGCACCCGTCCGCAAGGTGTAAACGAGCTGTTCTTTGTGTTCCGTAACAAGGAGGTGAAAGACAGAAGCTTTATGCAGCTGGATTGGGTTTACTTTGATGCCGGCAGCGGCCCGCGCGTAGCAGCCAAATAA
- a CDS encoding vanadium-dependent haloperoxidase, giving the protein MRRVTYLCLLFVFPFLFSCQEKQDQAALDNFSRTQLLAWNDHLSEIIIKDIFSPPVASRLYTYPNIAAYEALVPGNPTYVSLEGQLNGLTAVPKPAPGQEIYYPASSVIAFATVGKKLTLVEANLQKYEDQYLDQIRAIGIKKEVLANSIAYGRQVGEHILAWSKKDNYKETRALTRHILTKKPDAWQPTAPDYSTAIEPHWNKIRPFLMDSAAAFKPELPAPFDSTASSPFHKEAEKVYELVKNIDDEKLLIARFWDDNPNVSYTKGHVTYFKQKLTPPGHWVSITNYAIRQKKLSLMEAAETYVLVTTAMSDGFISCWDSKFKLNSIRPVTYINRYIDENWEPILQTPPFPEFPSGHSVISAAVATVLTHEFGDSFAFVDSTQMAIGLPPRKFSSFNQAAIEVGNSRVYGGIHFFPACDLGAAQGKAIGNFVLTKLHTRKTDKTAQLSIK; this is encoded by the coding sequence ATGAGACGTGTTACGTATCTGTGCCTGCTCTTCGTGTTCCCCTTTTTATTCAGTTGCCAGGAAAAGCAGGACCAGGCAGCGCTTGACAACTTTTCGCGCACGCAGCTCCTTGCCTGGAATGACCATCTAAGTGAGATCATTATCAAGGATATCTTTTCGCCGCCTGTTGCCAGCCGCCTTTATACTTACCCCAACATTGCTGCCTACGAAGCATTGGTACCGGGGAACCCGACCTACGTGTCGCTGGAAGGACAGCTGAACGGGCTGACCGCCGTGCCCAAACCTGCACCTGGCCAGGAGATCTATTACCCGGCTTCCAGCGTGATCGCATTTGCCACGGTTGGCAAAAAACTTACTTTGGTAGAAGCCAATCTGCAAAAGTATGAAGATCAGTACCTGGATCAGATCAGGGCGATCGGTATCAAAAAAGAGGTACTCGCTAATTCTATCGCTTATGGCCGCCAGGTGGGAGAGCACATTCTGGCCTGGTCCAAAAAAGACAACTACAAAGAGACCCGGGCACTTACCCGCCATATCCTTACCAAAAAGCCGGATGCATGGCAGCCCACCGCCCCGGATTATTCCACAGCCATAGAACCGCACTGGAACAAGATCCGTCCTTTTCTGATGGACTCTGCTGCCGCTTTTAAACCGGAATTACCGGCGCCATTTGATTCTACGGCTTCCTCTCCGTTCCATAAAGAGGCCGAGAAAGTGTATGAACTGGTAAAAAACATAGATGACGAAAAGTTGCTTATTGCCCGCTTCTGGGACGATAACCCGAATGTGTCTTATACCAAAGGCCATGTTACCTACTTCAAGCAGAAGTTAACGCCTCCGGGCCATTGGGTCTCTATCACCAATTATGCTATCCGGCAAAAGAAACTCAGTTTGATGGAAGCCGCTGAAACCTATGTGCTGGTAACAACGGCTATGTCAGATGGCTTTATCAGCTGCTGGGACTCCAAATTCAAGCTGAACTCCATCCGCCCCGTTACTTATATTAACCGCTACATAGACGAGAACTGGGAACCAATATTGCAAACGCCTCCTTTTCCGGAGTTTCCGAGCGGCCACAGCGTTATTTCGGCGGCTGTCGCGACCGTGCTTACGCACGAGTTCGGGGATTCTTTTGCATTTGTAGACTCCACCCAGATGGCGATCGGCTTGCCTCCCCGTAAGTTCAGCTCCTTTAACCAGGCCGCTATAGAAGTAGGCAACAGCCGCGTGTATGGCGGCATCCATTTCTTCCCGGCCTGCGACCTTGGCGCAGCGCAGGGAAAAGCCATCGGCAACTTTGTTCTGACAAAGCTGCACACCCGCAAAACGGATAAAACAGCGCAGCTTAGCATTAAGTAA
- a CDS encoding FG-GAP repeat domain-containing protein, which translates to MLTIGHMNPSDVKQGQLAQVTGPFKDAVPELQLQGLRRPVSMTKADLDGDQLEDLIVCQYGNNLGALVWYRQISPGKYKPVVLKNLPGARKAEVTDLNGDGRLDVVAMFAQATESVKVFYNKGNGAFEEKTLVQFPPVYELSYFELVDFNKDGHLDIVLSNGDNADYSPVLKPYHGIRVLLNNGQNTFRESFFYPMPGASKVLARDFDQDGDLDLAAISFFPDFKNAPEKGFVYLQQQSDHTFKASTFPQSQTGHWLTMEAADYDQDNDLDLILGSFIYTPAPPAIQQKWMKEGPAILVLQNNSKQPKSKVAVVKK; encoded by the coding sequence GTGCTGACAATCGGCCACATGAACCCGTCGGATGTAAAGCAGGGGCAGCTTGCCCAAGTCACGGGTCCCTTTAAGGATGCTGTTCCTGAGCTGCAGCTCCAGGGCCTGCGCCGCCCGGTAAGTATGACGAAAGCTGACCTGGATGGCGACCAGTTAGAGGACCTGATTGTGTGCCAGTACGGCAATAACCTGGGTGCGCTGGTTTGGTACCGGCAGATAAGCCCGGGCAAGTATAAACCTGTTGTGCTGAAAAACCTGCCCGGCGCCCGCAAAGCAGAGGTCACTGATCTGAATGGCGATGGGCGACTGGATGTGGTTGCTATGTTTGCACAGGCCACGGAGTCTGTCAAGGTGTTTTATAACAAGGGAAATGGAGCTTTTGAAGAAAAGACGCTGGTGCAGTTTCCGCCGGTGTATGAGCTGAGTTACTTTGAACTGGTGGATTTTAACAAGGATGGCCATCTGGACATCGTGCTCTCCAACGGCGACAATGCAGATTACTCTCCCGTGCTCAAGCCATACCATGGTATCCGGGTACTGCTGAACAACGGCCAAAATACCTTCCGTGAAAGTTTCTTTTACCCGATGCCAGGTGCATCCAAGGTGCTGGCACGCGACTTTGACCAGGATGGTGACCTGGACCTGGCAGCCATTTCCTTTTTCCCTGATTTTAAAAACGCGCCTGAAAAAGGATTTGTATACTTGCAGCAGCAATCAGACCATACTTTTAAGGCCAGCACGTTCCCTCAGTCCCAGACAGGCCACTGGCTTACCATGGAAGCAGCCGATTACGACCAGGACAATGACCTGGACCTTATACTTGGGTCGTTTATTTACACACCTGCGCCACCTGCCATACAGCAGAAATGGATGAAAGAAGGGCCTGCTATACTTGTGCTGCAGAACAACAGCAAGCAGCCAAAAAGCAAAGTGGCAGTTGTAAAGAAATAA